The DNA sequence CTTCCTGATTGTTTTTTCCCGACCCGATTTGACGGCCCTGACATCTTCGTCGAGTTTATCCAGCCTGACTTCCTGCAAACCAACCCAGCTTGTATCTTCCAGGCGGCGCTCATGATTTGTCCGAGGGGGTAAAATAAAGTAATCATCCTGTTGCAAGATCAGCGTTCTGTACCCCTGTTCCTCGCATAATTCAGCCAGGACAACCGCCGTCTCCGATTTTCCGCTGCCCGATTCCCCGCCGATAGTCACGGCCAGGGGCACTCCGATCTCTTCAATTTTTTTTATCAAGGCAGGAAACACAATTGCCGCCGACTGACGATGGTAATCGGTGATTACCAGTTTGTCACCAATCATTTTTCCAGTTTCCCTCCTTGCTGCTGTCTGCAATATTCCTTTATATATCTGTATTGAAATTATTCAACGAATAATTCCAAAAATCCTTCCCATCGCCTTCCCTTCCGCGTTTTCCTTCACTTTTCCGTATTCTTCCCCGAATCCATGAAATCTTTTCTTCATGCTCTGCCCCTGAAATCCGGGAATACAGACTTGCAAGTGGGGAAAGATATAATCAAAATTGCTGATCCCGGCAAAGGAGGTGTTCAAGAATGACAAAGGTGAATTGCAGTGTCAAAAATTGCCGTTTCTGGGGAGAGGGAGATATCTGCATGGCGGATTCCATCTGGGTCAGGAACAATCTCGAAAGTGCTCTCGAAGAAAATTTTTACGACGTCGAATTTGCAGAAGACATCGAGGACCCGGGTTCCGAAGAGTCAGCGTATTACTATGCCGATACCTCCGCACAAACTTGCTGTGAAACGATGCAACCGAAAAATACAGGTGAAGAAGCTGATCCATTTTTCAATCACGAGCCCGGGCGCGGATAGAAACCAAAAGGTTGCTGCAGGGCAGCAACCTTTTTTATCACAATCAATTGCCCCTTCCCTCATGTCACCGGGGGCCCATCATGCCCGGAAATAACTGAAAAGCCGGCCAAAATCCAGTCCGGCAATGATCCGGTCCATGTACTGATCATAAATATAACTGCACCCTTCTTTCAACTGATGGGAAGTGATGCCGTGCGATATGGAAAGAACTGCTTCTATGTAAGCCGCCAGATCATCACACCCCTTGATCACCTCCCCATCAACGGCGCAGTAAGCATCTTCATTGTAAAGAGTATCTATCTCCTCCGCGGTCACGAACTCAACTTTTCTGTCCCTGATGATCCTGTTTTTGAACTCGTCCCGGATATAATATTTGATCTCCCCGTGCCATGAAAGGGGAAGCAGGGGCAGAATCCTCTCTTCGACCTGCCGATCCTCGATCTCCTTGATGATCTCTCCCAACCCTTCAACCGACCTCTTGATCGGGGAGATGATATCCCTGGTCAACACCTCGGGAAGGTCATGGAAGAGGCCGGTAAGATAATTGCTGCGTATCCTTGCCTCGCATGCCCCCAGTTCCACCGAACACAGGTAAGCAAGCATGGCCACGATCAGCATGTGCCCCAGAACCGAAGTTTCCGGAACGCGCGGGGAATGAGCCCATCTCTGCTGAAAACGAAGCTGCCCGGCCAGATCGAGGAAATTGTAAGTCTTCTTCCTCATGCCCAGTTTTCGCACCCCGACCAGCTCGTAATGTTCTTCCAGCTCATTTTCAATCTGCTGCCTGGTCTCCTCCACACCGTAAATACTCTTGTTGAGATTGTAAATCAATTTGAATTCCCAGTCGCTGGCCAGGTAGTGAGCAGCGTGCAGGATTTTCTTCTCCGCCAGGCAGTAATCCTGATCGAAAAGGTAGCATTCAAACTTCTCGGTGAAATCGTCCCCGACTGTGGATATCTTTACCTTCAGACTGTCGAGCACAAAGCGGTTCAATTTCTCGCCCTTCTCGCTCATCAACCTGTGAAATATCGGCGGTTTGATGTCTGTAAGCGTGATGCGGTGCATGAACTCGAACATGCCGCCCTCGATCAGTCTTCTCCAATCAACCTCCTCCGCCGCCTCCTCCTCGAATTTGGCGATCATGTAGGCGATGATCATCTTGTGGGCCTGCTTGTCCAGTTCCGTGAAACCCTTGTTGAAACGTATATGGTCGTTCCAGCGCTGAATGTGGGCCGCCTCGTAAAACAGCTCCAGCAAGCTTTTGTTGATCATTCCTTATCTCCCATATCTTCCAGGCTTTCAGAAACCAGTTTCCGAAGCCCGTCTTCGGTAACGCCGATATCTATCAACAATTCCTCCCCGGTACTGCTGATCGGCCCCGGGGAAACCATGGCAAATATATCCCAACCCAATTTTTCAACGATCCCCTCGCGCGAGATCCCCAGCAGGGAGCCAAGATCAACACCAACCCTGTCTTCAATCACGGAGATACCATCTTTCTTGCGTGCAAACCTTTCCAGGTAGCTTCCTCTTCTGGAAATCTGTTTTAAAATGAGATTGAGCGCCCAGCTGTCTGAATGAACCTTCTCCTCGAAGGAAAAACCCAATTCCAGCTTCTCCGCGTTGAAAAACAACGAATCGATCCTGATGGTGTAGAGTGCCTTGAAGGGGAACATCCTGTACTTCCCCCGAGCATAAACCTTGAGGTCGCCGCCCTCGATGGAAAAAACGATCTTTTCGATTATCTCCAGGCGAGATGCAAACGGTGCCGCGAAAAGATTCAACACCCTGTCAGAAATAACAATACGCCCAACAGTATGTACCGTCTCTCCCTTGCCCGTTTCAAATTCCACCGATCCCCCACCTTTGCAAGAATACAAAGATATCAATCAGAACCCCCGATCCTCACCAGGGTTTGTAAAAATTCTGGGTATAGTATATACGGAAACTGCCTCCGAAAGCCACCCCCGCACCCATGTAATCAAGATCCGTCCCCAGAATATTGCCCCGGTGTCCCAACGAGTTCATCCATGCCTCGTGAGCCATGATGGCACTTTTGGGGCCGGCAGCAATATTTTCTGCACATCTGCTCCAGTCAATCTCTTCCCTGGTCATGCGCTGGCCGGGGCTCTCGCCTTGCAGATTTACATGAGCAAAATAATCATTATACGCCATATCCTGGCTATGTTTTCGTGCTGACATCCGTGCCTTCTCGCACCACTGAAACGGAGGTTTACCATACCTGGCCCTGATGGCATTGGCCAGATCCATCGATTGCCGCTCGTATCCCTCCCTCAGTGCAGTGCTGAAGGGAATGTTATCTTCTTCCATGCTTTCTTCCACATCCCTGTCTATCAGCTGCACCGCCGTGACCTTGTCCCCTGCCGAATCAATTATATCCAGAAAGAAATAGGCATAGTAGCCATCCCCATCATCAAACAGATATACCGACATCTGTTTTTTCTGATTCTCGTTGAACAGATAATTAATGTTCCCTTTTAGAATACCTTCCAGCGGGACGCCATACCGCGCCACCAGCTCCTCGCGGGTGGAGCCCAATCCGATGCTGCCCCCCATCTGCCAGCAGTCAGAATTCGTATAGATGCCGACGACCTTTCCCCCGTCGACGCCCACCTGAATATATTGGTCATAATTCCGATTGTATATGTACCATTCAAAACCGTATTCGCTCGGGTCTTTGCGGGCAGGCTCTCCCAGGTTCCGAAGGAGTTTCGCCTCCGTATCCCCCATCGCTATTTCCCGGGAAGGAGGCCCGTCCAGTCCCACGACATGTCGTAGAATAGCGATGGCATCGCTCACATCCACTTTGCCATCGCCGTTCAGATCCGCCCTCGCCTCTTCTTCATCGGACAATGTTCCGAGCCCCACGACATGCCTCAAAACCAGGATCGCGTCGAAAACATTGACCACCCCGTCACCGCTGACATCACCGGCCATCATCTCTTCTGCCGCAACCGGATCACCCGGGACAAAGAAAATACATATCATAAAAAGCAAGATTATAGATGTTATTTCCCTGCCTCTGTTCATGATGGTTATCCCTTCCGGCTCAACTGGCCATATCAGTTTTCCTTGATAAAGCGTACCGTATTTTCAACATAGGTCAGATACTCCTCGATCTCGGCCTCCCTGCGCTCGGCCGGCCATCCGTAAAAAGAGGCCATGATCGCGGCAACCTCGGCGGCCAGCCGGGGTTGTTTGTAATGCCAGATCATCCACTGCGCTTCTGTCCGGCGGCAGAGGACATCAATCAATTTCGGTGCATTCTCGTGCTCCAGGATAAATTCGATCTCCGCCCGGCAATGGGGATACCCCTCCAGCAAGGGTCGGCCACTTTCCGGATCCTTCTTGACCCTCTCCAGGATACGGATCCCCTGGCGCCCGAATTGTCGGTAAAGGTAATCGATCTGCTCGGGCCACGACACCCCGTGCAATCCACCGGCAATCAGCGCGGCGTCGAATTCCCTGCGGGAGATCCCTACCTTGAAGGGCACCTTCGAATAACCACGGCGGGAATGCTCGGAACGTTTGAAACCGGGCAGATAACCTTTATCCACGAGATAGAAAAGAAGTTCCTCGGCCATCCGCCGATGTGTCGTCGATTTCCCCCCCGCGATGGCCACAACGCCGTTATCCGTGGCCATGATTTCATGTGTGCGTGAAACATCCGACTCATGCCTGGCCCCCTCCTGTTTGATCAGGGGCCTGATCCCGGCGAAGGTCCCTATGATATCATCATAGGTAAGCCGTGCATGGGGGAACATCCTGTTCACCGTGCGCAGAAGGTAATCACAATCCTCCTTTTTGCACCAGGGTTCATCCAGATTCCTCGACTCCGGATAATAGGCCGTATCGGTGGTGCCGATCACCGTAACCTTCCCCCTCCTCAGAACAAAGAAGAAACGCCCGTCGTCAAAAGAACGCAACCCGAAAGCATTTCTGTTGCCGATACGCTCGTTGGGAACGATGATATGCACACCCTTGGTCGGATAGATCCTGGGCCGATCATACCCCGCCTTGCCCAGAAGCTCATCCGTCCATATCCCGGTAGCGGAGACCACCACCCGCCCCCTGATCTCGAAAGAGCCGCCGCCCAGCTCATCGCAGACCACGACCCCCCTGGCCCGTCCCGAGGAATCCAGTCGGTAATCCTCCACCCGGGCATAGTTCAAGGCCACGGATTTACCGGCGGCATATTCCAGGCTCTCTTTTATTATTTCCAGGGTAACACGGGCATCGTCACAGTTGGTA is a window from the Bacillota bacterium genome containing:
- a CDS encoding DUF1540 domain-containing protein → MTKVNCSVKNCRFWGEGDICMADSIWVRNNLESALEENFYDVEFAEDIEDPGSEESAYYYADTSAQTCCETMQPKNTGEEADPFFNHEPGRG
- a CDS encoding HD domain-containing protein, which translates into the protein MINKSLLELFYEAAHIQRWNDHIRFNKGFTELDKQAHKMIIAYMIAKFEEEAAEEVDWRRLIEGGMFEFMHRITLTDIKPPIFHRLMSEKGEKLNRFVLDSLKVKISTVGDDFTEKFECYLFDQDYCLAEKKILHAAHYLASDWEFKLIYNLNKSIYGVEETRQQIENELEEHYELVGVRKLGMRKKTYNFLDLAGQLRFQQRWAHSPRVPETSVLGHMLIVAMLAYLCSVELGACEARIRSNYLTGLFHDLPEVLTRDIISPIKRSVEGLGEIIKEIEDRQVEERILPLLPLSWHGEIKYYIRDEFKNRIIRDRKVEFVTAEEIDTLYNEDAYCAVDGEVIKGCDDLAAYIEAVLSISHGITSHQLKEGCSYIYDQYMDRIIAGLDFGRLFSYFRA
- a CDS encoding copper amine oxidase encodes the protein MNRGREITSIILLFMICIFFVPGDPVAAEEMMAGDVSGDGVVNVFDAILVLRHVVGLGTLSDEEEARADLNGDGKVDVSDAIAILRHVVGLDGPPSREIAMGDTEAKLLRNLGEPARKDPSEYGFEWYIYNRNYDQYIQVGVDGGKVVGIYTNSDCWQMGGSIGLGSTREELVARYGVPLEGILKGNINYLFNENQKKQMSVYLFDDGDGYYAYFFLDIIDSAGDKVTAVQLIDRDVEESMEEDNIPFSTALREGYERQSMDLANAIRARYGKPPFQWCEKARMSARKHSQDMAYNDYFAHVNLQGESPGQRMTREEIDWSRCAENIAAGPKSAIMAHEAWMNSLGHRGNILGTDLDYMGAGVAFGGSFRIYYTQNFYKPW
- a CDS encoding glycerol-3-phosphate dehydrogenase/oxidase encodes the protein MAMTVPSGWSAEGRAEQIKKAAAGEYDVVIIGGGITGAGIARECALRGISFCLVDKRDFAFGTSSRSSKLFHGGIRYLSSREFGLVRESTTERNWLLHHLPNLVRPLGFMYCAYEKGQDRPIMVKVGVKLYEILSDWCSGFKNFRKSRIFKKNFVEEFEPALETESPELGKLLLAGFYYDTNCDDARVTLEIIKESLEYAAGKSVALNYARVEDYRLDSSGRARGVVVCDELGGGSFEIRGRVVVSATGIWTDELLGKAGYDRPRIYPTKGVHIIVPNERIGNRNAFGLRSFDDGRFFFVLRRGKVTVIGTTDTAYYPESRNLDEPWCKKEDCDYLLRTVNRMFPHARLTYDDIIGTFAGIRPLIKQEGARHESDVSRTHEIMATDNGVVAIAGGKSTTHRRMAEELLFYLVDKGYLPGFKRSEHSRRGYSKVPFKVGISRREFDAALIAGGLHGVSWPEQIDYLYRQFGRQGIRILERVKKDPESGRPLLEGYPHCRAEIEFILEHENAPKLIDVLCRRTEAQWMIWHYKQPRLAAEVAAIMASFYGWPAERREAEIEEYLTYVENTVRFIKEN